AGGGGGAGGCATATCGGGGAAGATCAGGGAGACGGTGGTGCCGTGCCCGACCTGACTTGTGATGTCTATACGCCCCTTATGCAGTTCCATCAGTCCCTTTACCAGGGCCAGTCCGATACCGACGCCCGGGTGTCTGCGGTCCGCGCCCTCGTCGATCTGGCGGAACAGGTCCGTGACACCGTCGATATATTCTTCTGCGATGCCTGTGCCGGTATCTTTGACTGAAAAGACGACTTCGCCTGTATCATTGTAACGGGCGATAATGCTGACCTCCCCGTCTGCAGGCGTGAATTTGACAGCGTTGGTCAGGAGGTTAACCAGCATCTGTCGCAGGTAATGCTCATCCGCCGTTATGGTTTGCGGCGCTGTTTCCGGCAGGTCCACAGTAACGGCGAGGCCACGGGCATGGGCCCGTTCCTCGACACGGCGGATCGCATTGGTGATGACCTCCTGCACAATGACCGTGGTCGGGGTGATTGTGGTTTCGCCGGACGTCAGCCGTGCGACGTCGATAATATCGTTGATCAGCTCCAGTAGATATTTCCCAGCCTGACGAATGTCGGAGGCATAGTCCCGGAACCGCAGGTGCGTTTCAGGCCATTCCTGGTGGGCCTCGATGACCTCGGCAAAACCGATAATGGCATTGAGCGGAGAGCGCAATTCGTGGCTGATATTGGCGAGGAAGTTGGATTTGGTTCTGGACGCGATATCGGCCGCTTTCTTTGCCGCCTCGAGCTTTTCCTGCATCAGGTAGGTCTCTGTCATATCGCTCTGGATGCTGACGAAGCCGCCACCTGCCGTGCGCCGGTCCCGGGTCAGAATACGCCGGCCGTCTCTCAGATGCACCAGAAAGGAGCCTTGCAGGTTATGGCGATAGGCGTCCTTTCTCGCCAGATAGTCTTCGTCGTCCGAACCCCGGACATCCACGTTCCCGCGTTTTACGTCGATTTGGCCCAAAGTCCTGTAATGGGTGCCGGGTTTGGTTTCCTCCACGGAATAATTGTACATATCCCGAAAGTTCTGGTTGCACATAACCAGCCTGCCCACAGCGTCATAAATGACAAAGGCTTCGGGGATGTCCTCGATGGCATTGGTCAGAACTTCGTGCAGCAACCGCCAGTCGGTTTCCTTGCGGTATTGCGTGATGGTGCCTCCGCCGGGCAGCGGATGTCTGGTCACCTCCAAAAATATGCCGGGTGCGGGGGCTTGCTCACATTTCATGGCAGCGCCTTCGCGCATCCGGTTTATCTCGGCTGTCACGAGAGAATCCAGATCATCTTCGGAAGGTACAGTCTTGGGAAGCAGATGGCGGATGATTGCCTCGACGGGGGTGCCGGGTCGTTTCAGGTCATCGGGAAGACCGAGAAGGTCCGCCGCGGCAGAGGTCATCCGACCGATCTGATCATCCGCATCGCATATCAAAAATGCCAGCCCCGCGCTTTCCAGGGCATGGCTAAACCCTCCGGTTTCATCTTGATTTGAATGCGCTTTTTCCGCTGTCATTCCGGTAAGCTTTACCCATCATTTTTGCAGCCCAGCATCAGCAATAGCAGCGAATAAGCGTTTGGTGAAGTAAAACTATGTCTGTGCCGGAGGCGGTTTGGCACTGTCGATGCGCCCCCTATGAATAAGGTAAAGACCGGAGAGGATTACAATACCGCCACCCATGAACGCATACTGGTCCGGCAGGTTGCCAAACAGGACCCAACCCAGTCCAAGCGCCCAGAAGACCTGGGTATACATGAAGGGGGCGACTGTGGAGGCCGGGGCGTATTTATGGGAGGCAACCATCAGGCTGTGGGCGATGCCGCCGAAAAGACCGATACTGACAAAGGCTGCCCAGGCCATGGGGGTGTCCGGGGTCTGCCAGAAGAATGGCAGGGCCAGGCTGCTGGCGATTGCACCCACGAGAGCTGTGTAGAACAGGGTGACGGGCATGGGGTCATCATTGGCCAGCTTGCGTGTGGTGACATTGAACAGCGCCACGCAGCAGGCCGCCCCGAAGACCAACAAGGCACCCAGCCCCAGTCCGTCGAAGCCGGGCCGGATGATTACCAGTGTGCCCGAAAACCCGACCATGATTGCAAGGAGCGATCGAATGCCGACCCGCTCTTTGAGAATAGGAATCGCCAGGGCCGCAACCAGCAAGGGGACGGTAAAGAAGATTGCCGTCAACTCCGCAAGGCCGATCATGGTCAAACCCCAGAATGCCAGCGAGGTATCAATTAAAAGCAGGAGGGAGCGGCCGATTTGCATGAATGGCCGGTTGGCGCGCAGCAGGCTGCTGCTGTGTTTGGGCCACAGCCAGACCACCATCAAAGACAGATGGCCTATATAGCGGGCCCAGACAACCTGGGGGATGGGCATCGTCTGGCCCAGATATTTGGCGAAAGCCTCCTGGACGGAGATCATCGCCATGGCCGCCAGCATGCAGCCAATCCCTAGCAACCTATTGTCCTGCATTGGTTTTCCCCATTTTTTGGAAAGCTGCGACGAAACCGCACGCCGGTCAAGCCGTTATGAGGCGGTGGTTGTTTTAATCGTTTTTAGTTGTTATTGAGAAGCTATCGCAACTAGACGATTGGGCTCTTTGAATTATGCAAGTGAACCGCCGCCGCTTCATGCAATATTCCGCCTGTGCCGCCGCCGGGGCACTGCTGGGTTGTAATTCGCCAAAGCAGCCGGACGAGGAGGCCATTGCCTATCAATTGACGGCGGCGAAAAAGAAGTTTCAGCTTTTGCCCGACCGGCCAGCGACGGAAGGGGTCGGGTATCTCGGTGGGCCGCCGCTACGCGTGTTGCGTGCGAAACAGGGACAGCCGCTCCGCGTCACGCTGGACAATCAGTTGGGTGAGGTCACAACCATTCACTGGCACGGGCTTCGCCTGCCGAACCCTATGGATGGCGTGCCCTATCTCACCCAGGAGCCGACTGCGGATGGTGAGAAATTCGTCTACGAGTTCACGCCGCCGGACGCGGGCAGTTTCTGGTTCCATCCCCATGCCAACAGCCTGCAACAGGCCGGGCGCGGTCTCGCCGGGGCATTGATTGTGGAGGAACCCGAACCGGTTGGCTTCGACCTTGATATTCCGCTCATCATCAAGGATTGGGTGATTGACGAGGAAACCGGCCAGTTCGGGGAACTGACAACGCCGCGCGGAGCTTCCCGGGCCGGTACTTTCGGCAATGTTCGCACCGTGAATGGGGAAATCCTGCCGCAATATCATTTGCCGGCGGGGGGCTGGGTGCGCCTGCGCCTGATCAATGTGGATGTGACCCGCATTTATAAAGTGATGATGAAGGGTGATGACGAGGCCGAGGCCCATATTATCGCCATGGATGGCATGCCGCTTGCCACACCGCGGCCCCTGGGACGGGAGCCGATTGGCCCCGGCATGCGCGTGGACCTTGCCGTCCATATTCCCAACCGTATCGGCGCGCAGTTCTGGCTGGAAAATACCTCGACTTCAAGCCCGTGGAAGATGGTGAATTTCACTGCGGTTACCAGCCTGACTCCTGTTGCGACGGATCGGCCGAAACTGCCGATGAACCCCATCCCGGCCTTTGATTTGCAGGGCGCGCCGGTGATCCCGTTCCGTTTTGATACAGGTGTCGGCGAAGGTTATCTGATCTGCGGTGGCTCCAAGACCAGGGAATATCCGGTCTATTGGACCGTCAACAACACCAGCCTGCCGAAAACCCCGGTGCTTGCAGCACCTCTGGAAACCCTGAAAAAGGGGCAGACGGCAATCTTCGAGCTGCACAACAACACACCGCACAGTCATCCGATCCACCTGCATGGATATTCCTTCACGATCCTGGAATCGAACAAACGCAAGGTCGACCCCTATCATGCGGATACGGTTCTCCTGCGCCCGAAAGAACGGGTGAAACTGGCCTTCCTGGCCGACAATCCCGGCGACTGGATGTACCACTGTCACATCATTGAACACCAGGAATCGGGGATGTCCGGCCATATTCGTGTTGTGTGAACCGGAACCCGGTTTCGCCTAGACCAGCCCCGGTATCGCCAATTCGTAAGCGTCCATCCGCGCCGGATCGCCGACGGCGTGGATGCCGCTGATCCGGCCATCGACAATTGTGAATTCCAATACCACATAGAGCCTGCCCATCGGGGCCACGACCGCACCAATCGCACCATCGACCAGAACGGTCCGGGCCGCCACTGCCAGGCCATCGTAGAAGCGGGCGACCGCGTCTGCGCCGCGCAGTTCGGATACGCCGCCGGCCTTGGCTGCAAAACTGTCTGCACTGAGCACCACATTCGGGTCCAACATGGAAACCAGCGCGGCCACGTCACCGCCACGGGAGGCGGCGAGGAAAGCATCAATAATATGGTGATGATCCGATAAATCCGCATCGGCAAGCGTCGCTGCGCCCTGTACGCGACGCCTTGCCCTGCTGGCCAATTGCCTCGTGGCCACAAGGGTTTTGTCAACAACGGGCGCGATGTCCTCAAAGGCGAAATCGAACATGT
The Aestuariispira ectoiniformans genome window above contains:
- a CDS encoding sensor histidine kinase, which encodes MTAEKAHSNQDETGGFSHALESAGLAFLICDADDQIGRMTSAAADLLGLPDDLKRPGTPVEAIIRHLLPKTVPSEDDLDSLVTAEINRMREGAAMKCEQAPAPGIFLEVTRHPLPGGGTITQYRKETDWRLLHEVLTNAIEDIPEAFVIYDAVGRLVMCNQNFRDMYNYSVEETKPGTHYRTLGQIDVKRGNVDVRGSDDEDYLARKDAYRHNLQGSFLVHLRDGRRILTRDRRTAGGGFVSIQSDMTETYLMQEKLEAAKKAADIASRTKSNFLANISHELRSPLNAIIGFAEVIEAHQEWPETHLRFRDYASDIRQAGKYLLELINDIIDVARLTSGETTITPTTVIVQEVITNAIRRVEERAHARGLAVTVDLPETAPQTITADEHYLRQMLVNLLTNAVKFTPADGEVSIIARYNDTGEVVFSVKDTGTGIAEEYIDGVTDLFRQIDEGADRRHPGVGIGLALVKGLMELHKGRIDITSQVGHGTTVSLIFPDMPPPSEQE
- a CDS encoding DMT family transporter, which codes for MQDNRLLGIGCMLAAMAMISVQEAFAKYLGQTMPIPQVVWARYIGHLSLMVVWLWPKHSSSLLRANRPFMQIGRSLLLLIDTSLAFWGLTMIGLAELTAIFFTVPLLVAALAIPILKERVGIRSLLAIMVGFSGTLVIIRPGFDGLGLGALLVFGAACCVALFNVTTRKLANDDPMPVTLFYTALVGAIASSLALPFFWQTPDTPMAWAAFVSIGLFGGIAHSLMVASHKYAPASTVAPFMYTQVFWALGLGWVLFGNLPDQYAFMGGGIVILSGLYLIHRGRIDSAKPPPAQT
- a CDS encoding sigma-70 family RNA polymerase sigma factor, which codes for MRAKKFKQADFEAERPRLRALAYRMLGSLSEADDIVQDTWLRFSQTDLHDVGNLGGWLTTVTSRLCLDHLRRQKTRGETPLDEQEPIDEQEPTTFQAAPTITPEEEMTMADSVGLALLVVLQRLKPAERVAFVLHDMFDFAFEDIAPVVDKTLVATRQLASRARRRVQGAATLADADLSDHHHIIDAFLAASRGGDVAALVSMLDPNVVLSADSFAAKAGGVSELRGADAVARFYDGLAVAARTVLVDGAIGAVVAPMGRLYVVLEFTIVDGRISGIHAVGDPARMDAYELAIPGLV
- a CDS encoding multicopper oxidase family protein produces the protein MQVNRRRFMQYSACAAAGALLGCNSPKQPDEEAIAYQLTAAKKKFQLLPDRPATEGVGYLGGPPLRVLRAKQGQPLRVTLDNQLGEVTTIHWHGLRLPNPMDGVPYLTQEPTADGEKFVYEFTPPDAGSFWFHPHANSLQQAGRGLAGALIVEEPEPVGFDLDIPLIIKDWVIDEETGQFGELTTPRGASRAGTFGNVRTVNGEILPQYHLPAGGWVRLRLINVDVTRIYKVMMKGDDEAEAHIIAMDGMPLATPRPLGREPIGPGMRVDLAVHIPNRIGAQFWLENTSTSSPWKMVNFTAVTSLTPVATDRPKLPMNPIPAFDLQGAPVIPFRFDTGVGEGYLICGGSKTREYPVYWTVNNTSLPKTPVLAAPLETLKKGQTAIFELHNNTPHSHPIHLHGYSFTILESNKRKVDPYHADTVLLRPKERVKLAFLADNPGDWMYHCHIIEHQESGMSGHIRVV